CGGGCGGTGTGCCGGTCGAGATCACGTCGCCCGGCTGCAGGCTCATGAAGCGGCTCAGATAGCTGATCAGGTGGGGCACGCGAAACACCATCGTCGCGGTCGTGCCGTCCTGATAGCGATGACCGTCGACCTCGAGCCACAGACGCAGCGCATGCGGATCGGGCACTTCGTCGGCCGTCACGAGCCACGGTCCGATCGGGCCGAACGTGTCGTTGCCCTTGCCCTTGTCCCACGTGCCGCCGCGTTCGAGCTGATATTCACGCTCCGACACGTCGTTGACGACGCAGTAGCCGGCGACGTGCGACAGCGCATCGGCTTCGGCGATGTAGCGGCCGCCGCGGCCGATTACGACGCCGAGCTCGACTTCCCAGTCGGTCTTCTCCGATCCGCGCGGAATCTCGACGTCGTCGTTCGGCCCCGAGATCGCGCTCGTCCACTTGCCGAACACGACGGGTTCTTTCGGCACGTCCATGCCCGACTCGGCCGCGTGATCCGAATAGTTGAGCCCGATGCAGATGAACTTGCCGACGCGGCCCACGCAGGCGC
The sequence above is a segment of the Burkholderia multivorans ATCC BAA-247 genome. Coding sequences within it:
- a CDS encoding ureidoglycolate lyase, with amino-acid sequence MKLLRFGDKHREKPGLLDAHGQIRDLSGVVDDIAGDVLLPESLARLRDIPPSSLPLVEGTPRIGACVGRVGKFICIGLNYSDHAAESGMDVPKEPVVFGKWTSAISGPNDDVEIPRGSEKTDWEVELGVVIGRGGRYIAEADALSHVAGYCVVNDVSEREYQLERGGTWDKGKGNDTFGPIGPWLVTADEVPDPHALRLWLEVDGHRYQDGTTATMVFRVPHLISYLSRFMSLQPGDVISTGTPPGVGLGQKPPVYLRAGQVMTLGIDGLGEQRQRTVQA